The following are encoded in a window of Telmatobacter sp. DSM 110680 genomic DNA:
- a CDS encoding ABC transporter permease gives MALGSMRSFMKELAHEIAAFRLASMLQDLRYSIRHLGKSPGFFVTIVLTLALGISASSAVFTVAYGVLIDPFPYKDVHTLATPKLCFPDRAECGWRAYTPQQFNEIATKTNIFNGVTASTVGMVEITGKFEPERVRGNYITPNTFDVLGVKPILGRATMEDDVRPGHGEVALLSYRYWQAHYGGSNSVIGQVLQVDHHARTVIGVMPPRFLWRGADVYLPILMTNEQAVEGQRHFALVGRLKPGVTDAQAAAELTPIFQEFAQTEPFIFPKDLRFGILPFNEMFKSGLASVLYLLLGSVFVLLFISCVNVSSLLLAKAVTREHEYVVRASIGASRLRLVRHALTESVLLALFAFPIALGCAYLGLQAILRIVPTDTIPDEALITMNVPVLLGSLAIALGTVLIFGTFPAWHSARPRLASVLNSFRSSDSRTQRRILSGFVVTEISLSLVLLMLAGLMVRSLMAVENVPVPFTPDRTLMLEIPLADVRYPTAESRTLFFRQLLDRAQAMPGVSAATVDAAFPFMDIYADRVQIGGEPTDKRVVAIHLTDPTFLEMARMKVLQGHFIDAREVSAAAHEAVITQNFAQRYFAGENALGRTIHLPEFKPDGKTKLESDAFTVVGVVSDLPFFVGFRENFPHVFLPYTAAPAATNSLIVSTSLPADVLVNPMRQTVHAIDKDQPISEIMTLQQMLDRYGYAGPRFSLALFGTFAAAALLLSLVGIYGVLSFVTSERTHEIGIRMALGANRSQVMWMVLRQAFLLGLLGVGIGLPLAFLAGRLAKEQLVQTSQFDPVTLIAAACILPMLAVAGTCIPARRAAAINPVSALRNE, from the coding sequence ATGGCTCTGGGAAGCATGCGATCTTTCATGAAAGAACTGGCGCATGAGATCGCCGCGTTCCGGCTCGCATCGATGCTGCAGGATCTGCGTTATTCCATTCGTCATCTAGGCAAAAGCCCCGGATTCTTCGTCACGATTGTGCTGACGCTGGCGCTGGGTATCAGCGCGTCGAGCGCGGTTTTCACGGTTGCCTACGGCGTGCTGATCGATCCGTTTCCCTACAAGGATGTGCACACGCTGGCAACGCCCAAGCTGTGCTTTCCGGATCGTGCCGAGTGCGGATGGCGCGCGTACACGCCGCAGCAGTTCAATGAGATTGCCACAAAGACGAACATCTTTAACGGCGTCACGGCGTCAACGGTAGGCATGGTCGAGATCACGGGCAAATTTGAGCCTGAGCGCGTCCGCGGGAACTACATCACGCCGAACACATTTGACGTTCTGGGCGTGAAGCCGATATTGGGGCGGGCGACGATGGAAGACGATGTTCGCCCAGGACACGGCGAAGTGGCGCTGCTGAGTTATCGCTATTGGCAGGCGCATTACGGCGGCAGTAATTCGGTGATCGGGCAGGTATTGCAGGTGGATCATCATGCGCGCACGGTGATCGGCGTGATGCCGCCGCGCTTTCTATGGCGCGGCGCGGATGTTTATCTGCCGATACTGATGACCAACGAGCAGGCAGTGGAGGGGCAGCGGCATTTCGCACTCGTGGGAAGACTGAAGCCGGGCGTAACGGACGCCCAGGCTGCGGCGGAATTAACGCCCATTTTTCAAGAGTTCGCACAGACTGAGCCGTTCATTTTTCCGAAAGATTTGCGCTTTGGAATTCTGCCTTTCAATGAGATGTTCAAGTCGGGCCTGGCCAGCGTTTTGTATTTGCTGCTTGGATCGGTGTTCGTGCTTTTGTTCATCTCCTGCGTGAACGTGTCGAGCCTGCTACTGGCGAAGGCCGTGACGAGGGAACACGAGTACGTGGTGCGCGCTTCGATTGGCGCTTCGCGCTTGAGGTTGGTGCGACATGCCTTGACGGAGTCAGTGTTGCTGGCTCTGTTCGCGTTCCCGATTGCGCTCGGGTGCGCCTACCTGGGATTGCAGGCGATACTGCGAATTGTTCCGACCGACACGATTCCGGATGAAGCACTGATCACCATGAATGTTCCAGTGCTGCTTGGCTCGCTGGCTATCGCGCTGGGAACGGTTTTGATCTTCGGAACGTTTCCTGCTTGGCACAGCGCGCGGCCACGGCTGGCGTCAGTGCTGAATAGTTTTCGTTCGTCGGACAGCCGGACGCAACGGCGGATTCTGAGCGGGTTTGTGGTGACGGAGATTTCCCTCTCGCTGGTTCTGCTGATGCTGGCGGGACTGATGGTGCGCTCGTTGATGGCAGTCGAAAACGTTCCGGTTCCCTTCACTCCGGATCGCACGCTGATGCTAGAGATTCCACTGGCCGATGTGCGCTATCCAACAGCGGAGAGCCGGACCTTGTTCTTCAGACAATTGCTTGACCGCGCGCAGGCGATGCCAGGCGTGAGTGCCGCGACCGTAGATGCTGCGTTTCCGTTCATGGATATTTACGCGGACCGCGTGCAGATTGGCGGCGAGCCAACGGACAAACGCGTAGTGGCGATTCATCTGACCGATCCTACATTTTTGGAAATGGCGCGCATGAAAGTGCTGCAGGGGCACTTTATCGATGCGCGTGAGGTTTCAGCGGCTGCACACGAAGCGGTGATTACGCAGAATTTTGCGCAGCGATACTTTGCCGGAGAGAATGCGCTGGGCAGAACGATACATCTGCCGGAGTTCAAACCGGATGGAAAAACGAAACTGGAGAGCGACGCGTTCACCGTGGTTGGAGTGGTGAGCGATCTGCCCTTCTTCGTCGGCTTCCGGGAGAATTTTCCGCATGTCTTTTTGCCGTATACGGCCGCGCCTGCGGCAACCAACAGCCTGATCGTTTCGACTTCGCTTCCGGCGGACGTGCTGGTGAATCCAATGCGGCAGACGGTACACGCGATCGATAAGGATCAGCCGATTTCGGAGATCATGACACTGCAGCAGATGCTCGATCGCTATGGCTATGCGGGGCCGCGGTTCTCACTGGCGCTGTTCGGGACATTTGCGGCGGCGGCTCTGCTGCTGTCGCTGGTGGGGATTTATGGCGTGCTGTCGTTCGTGACTTCAGAACGGACGCATGAGATTGGGATCCGCATGGCTCTGGGGGCGAACCGTTCGCAGGTGATGTGGATGGTGTTGCGACAGGCGTTTCTGCTGGGACTGTTGGGCGTGGGGATTGGGCTCCCGCTCGCCTTTCTCGCGGGGCGTCTGGCGAAGGAACAACTGGTGCAGACCTCTCAGTTCGATCCGGTAACGCTGATAGCGGCGGCGTGCATTCTGCCCATGCTGGCGGTCGCGGGAACGTGCATTCCGGCGCGACGGGCCGCGGCGATTAATCCGGTGTCGGCGTTGCGAAACGAGTAG
- the mmuM gene encoding homocysteine S-methyltransferase: protein MRAGTSIADALRSAHVLDGGMASELEYLGANIDGPLWSAHVLEDAPEKIVAVHRAYIEAGADIIETASYQVSRMGYAEVGLDPALAGAALLRSVSLAREAASAAHGKRVLIAASLGPYGAALHNGAEYHGNYTCTFADLIAFHADRIKILANANGQESPDLLAFETLPSLVEAVAIGQALKPYPELAAWFTFTCVDQEHVAHGEPLRQCAAAVAAFPQTTAVGVNCTHPTLISALIAELRAASDKPIVVYPNSGEGWDAQNRCWTGTGDPASFASQAADWLAAGAQIIGGCCRTRPAHIHQVARLFP from the coding sequence ATGCGTGCCGGAACTTCAATTGCCGATGCCCTACGCTCTGCACACGTCCTCGACGGCGGCATGGCTTCGGAACTCGAATACCTCGGAGCCAACATCGATGGCCCGCTCTGGTCTGCGCATGTTCTCGAAGATGCTCCCGAAAAAATAGTAGCCGTCCATCGTGCCTACATCGAGGCCGGCGCCGACATCATTGAAACCGCCAGCTACCAGGTGTCGCGCATGGGCTATGCCGAGGTGGGCCTTGATCCCGCCCTCGCCGGTGCTGCGTTGCTTCGATCTGTCTCGCTCGCTCGCGAGGCGGCCTCTGCGGCTCACGGCAAACGCGTCCTCATCGCTGCGTCGCTCGGCCCCTACGGCGCGGCTCTGCACAATGGTGCCGAATACCACGGCAACTACACGTGCACGTTCGCCGATCTCATAGCATTTCACGCAGATCGCATCAAGATACTCGCGAATGCGAATGGGCAAGAATCTCCCGATCTGCTGGCGTTCGAAACTCTGCCGTCGCTTGTGGAGGCTGTGGCCATTGGCCAGGCGCTCAAGCCATATCCTGAACTCGCCGCATGGTTCACCTTCACATGCGTAGATCAGGAGCACGTGGCGCACGGCGAACCTCTTCGTCAATGCGCCGCAGCAGTCGCAGCTTTCCCGCAGACTACAGCGGTCGGTGTCAATTGCACGCATCCCACATTGATTTCTGCGCTGATCGCCGAACTCCGCGCCGCATCCGACAAGCCCATCGTTGTCTATCCCAACTCTGGCGAAGGCTGGGATGCGCAAAATCGCTGCTGGACCGGTACCGGCGACCCCGCCTCCTTTGCATCGCAAGCCGCAGACTGGCTCGCAGCCGGCGCACAGATTATTGGCGGATGTTGCCGCACCCGACCCGCGCATATTCACCAAGTGGCACGCCTCTTCCCGTAA
- a CDS encoding carboxypeptidase-like regulatory domain-containing protein, with protein MFTSAYPARLFVFSASILLSSTNLLQPAAHAQESPALALPNAPEPEQSVAQSVPATPQQAAAAGKITGTIVDADGAVVQGAHVELTGPSGVSAAQISGRDGQYVFPGLPAGDYEITVTGKGMSSAASGDIALGAGEYRTLPNIALVVSGGVTSVTVSGDKEELSREQEHIAVQQRVIGVIPNFYSSYDWNAPPMLAKQKFQLSARGLIDPVSFLAVAGIAGAEQNRNIFPSYGGGIEGYGKRYGAAMANRVSGALLGRAVYPAIFHQDPRYFYKGKGSIKSRALYAISAAVMTRSDSGRWEPNYSQVLGNFSAAALSNLYYPQADRGGSLVLLNGLSETGGNAVSNLIREFLLKPLTSHANNANGQP; from the coding sequence TTGTTTACGTCCGCTTATCCAGCTAGATTATTCGTCTTCTCTGCTTCGATTCTGCTGAGTTCCACAAATCTGTTGCAGCCAGCCGCCCACGCACAGGAAAGTCCTGCGCTTGCGCTTCCCAATGCGCCCGAGCCCGAACAGTCTGTTGCTCAATCTGTGCCAGCCACTCCGCAACAGGCCGCCGCCGCAGGCAAGATCACCGGCACCATCGTCGATGCAGACGGCGCCGTAGTGCAAGGCGCGCATGTAGAACTTACCGGTCCCTCTGGAGTATCAGCTGCCCAGATCTCCGGCAGGGATGGGCAGTATGTCTTCCCCGGTCTTCCTGCAGGCGATTACGAAATCACCGTCACCGGAAAGGGAATGAGCTCCGCTGCCTCCGGAGATATCGCGCTCGGCGCGGGCGAATACCGCACCTTGCCAAACATCGCTCTCGTCGTCTCCGGTGGCGTCACCAGCGTTACTGTTTCCGGCGACAAGGAAGAACTTTCCCGCGAACAAGAGCACATCGCCGTCCAGCAGCGCGTCATCGGCGTCATTCCAAATTTCTACAGTTCCTACGACTGGAACGCTCCGCCGATGCTCGCCAAGCAAAAATTTCAACTGAGCGCGCGTGGTCTCATCGATCCCGTTTCATTTCTCGCTGTCGCCGGCATCGCAGGAGCAGAGCAGAACCGCAACATCTTTCCTTCCTATGGAGGCGGAATTGAAGGCTACGGCAAACGCTACGGTGCTGCAATGGCGAACCGAGTCTCCGGCGCGCTCTTAGGCCGAGCTGTCTACCCCGCCATCTTCCATCAGGATCCGCGCTATTTCTATAAAGGGAAGGGAAGTATCAAGTCGCGTGCACTTTACGCTATCTCCGCAGCCGTCATGACGCGCAGCGATAGCGGACGGTGGGAACCTAACTACTCGCAGGTCCTCGGCAACTTCTCCGCCGCCGCACTTTCGAATCTCTACTACCCTCAGGCGGATCGTGGAGGATCGTTAGTGCTGCTCAACGGATTATCGGAAACAGGCGGAAACGCCGTGTCCAATCTAATCCGCGAATTCCTTCTAAAACCGCTCACGTCCCATGCCAACAACGCCAACGGCCAACCATGA
- a CDS encoding acyl-CoA dehydrogenase: MPEALISLSNKSYSPSPLTRLTEEEQMFYATVRQFAEETIAPAVRTMDDEQQFAPGLVSKLFELGLMGIEIPEDLGGAGGSFFDAVLAIEAIASVDPAVAVLVDVHNTLVVNALRRWATEEQKKKWLPRVAADTAGAYALSEAGSGSDAFALQMRAEKVDDGYRLNGRKLWISNAKEAGLFLVFSTLDPAAGYRGITAFLVEKGTPGFSVGRKEDKMGIRASSTCELVFDNCVVPPENLLGEEGKGYKIAIETLNEGRIGIGAQMLGLAEGAWGHAAKYAKERKQFGKPIAEFQVVQFTMAEMATEIEAAKLMVYNAARLKDAGISYVREAAMTKYFTSQVAEKVASLCVEVFGGNGFVRDYPAEKYYRDAKVGKIYEGTSNMQLMTIGKMVL, translated from the coding sequence ATGCCGGAGGCACTGATTTCCTTGTCTAACAAGAGCTATTCCCCCTCACCACTAACTCGACTGACAGAAGAAGAACAAATGTTCTACGCGACTGTGCGGCAGTTCGCGGAGGAGACGATTGCCCCCGCGGTGCGCACCATGGACGATGAGCAGCAGTTTGCGCCGGGACTGGTGAGCAAGCTGTTCGAACTGGGGCTGATGGGGATTGAGATTCCCGAGGACCTGGGCGGAGCGGGCGGGAGTTTCTTTGACGCGGTGCTGGCAATCGAAGCGATCGCGTCCGTTGATCCCGCGGTTGCCGTGTTGGTGGATGTGCACAACACGCTGGTGGTAAATGCACTGCGTCGATGGGCAACCGAAGAACAGAAGAAGAAGTGGTTGCCACGCGTGGCTGCGGATACTGCGGGCGCGTATGCGTTGAGCGAGGCTGGTTCGGGATCGGATGCATTCGCGTTGCAGATGCGAGCAGAGAAAGTGGACGACGGCTATCGCTTGAATGGCCGTAAGCTCTGGATCTCAAACGCGAAGGAAGCCGGACTTTTTCTGGTCTTCTCCACGCTTGATCCTGCGGCGGGTTATCGCGGCATCACGGCGTTTCTGGTAGAGAAAGGCACGCCAGGATTTTCAGTCGGGCGCAAGGAGGACAAGATGGGAATCCGTGCCAGCAGCACGTGCGAGTTGGTTTTCGACAACTGCGTGGTGCCGCCCGAAAATCTGCTGGGCGAAGAAGGCAAGGGATACAAGATCGCGATTGAGACGCTGAACGAGGGGCGGATTGGAATCGGCGCGCAGATGCTGGGGCTGGCCGAAGGCGCATGGGGACACGCCGCGAAGTATGCGAAGGAGCGGAAACAGTTTGGCAAACCAATCGCGGAGTTTCAGGTTGTGCAGTTCACGATGGCAGAGATGGCGACGGAGATTGAAGCGGCAAAACTGATGGTCTACAACGCGGCCCGGTTGAAGGACGCGGGGATATCGTATGTGCGCGAGGCGGCGATGACGAAGTACTTTACATCGCAGGTTGCGGAGAAAGTAGCCAGCCTGTGCGTTGAGGTGTTCGGCGGCAACGGATTTGTGCGCGACTACCCAGCGGAGAAGTATTATCGCGATGCCAAGGTGGGCAAGATTTACGAAGGCACATCGAATATGCAGCTGATGACGATTGGCAAGATGGTGCTGTGA
- a CDS encoding protease pro-enzyme activation domain-containing protein encodes MITKLLQGQKMLRACGFSSACALATIVLAAQTPAARIASEVNVSQMSLLKGSQHPLAQAQYDAGRMPADTQLKGMSIVFNRSAAQQADLEALIAAQQNPASPLYHQWLTPDQFAARFGMAQSDIDKVQTWLQQQGFSVDSVARSRNLIRFSGNAGQVEQAFQTQMHYYNVRGEKHFAPATALSLPSAVLSSVATVGNLDDFRPRPMHIRSDAVQPRANFTSGVSGSVYLAPGDVKMIYDLNPLLSASINGTGQSIAILGQSSVVTSDLESFQNAAKLTVKDPTMVIVPGSGGSQLFSGDESESDLDLEWSDAIAPGADVFFVYTGGNSNFGVFDSLQYAVDEKIANIISISYGACEPNISAANITTLDAILAQGVAQGQTIVAASGDAGSTACYQSPTTTNPPLTTQEAIAVSYPASSQYVTGVGGTEISQANTAYYTQGQGYWTAETSGTDILTSALQYIPEVVWNDDALAVNGGNTSLSAGGGGVSTIYKTKPSWQTGVPGIPSDNARDVPDISLLSSPAYVPYIYCSSDSSAWSTGQTASCSNNTFRDSATQDLTLAGGTSFATPIFAGMVAILNQQKGYNTGQGLLNTELYKLAANSATYAGVFHDITSGNNACPSSLGTSYCTGSATTDYSATTGYDLATGLGSFDLDKLTVAWPLNTGTALIATTTTVSAASATLNPSTNDVVTITVARATGSGTPTGTVNLSIDGSGSAYGATGSTTTPVTLSGGTATYTANFSTCGVHTIVAQYAGDATDAPSTGSVTLTVGGSSCGFALALTPATLTVKQGSQGSETVTVTPSSGYTGTVNLSYVTSNDTALANLCVFAGTGLSTSGAITVGSTAASGAITFDTNAADCASTTGAVKAKGLRVIPHGTGSVKPSKSTPQKSSKLPIGMAFGGLLLAGFLGRSSRKLRQVACVIALASLGLVVSACGGTTSNTGGTTITDPAKGTYTITFTGTDSVTSTVTAQSSFSLVIN; translated from the coding sequence ATGATTACGAAGCTCCTCCAAGGTCAGAAGATGCTTCGGGCATGTGGCTTTTCGTCTGCCTGTGCCCTGGCGACGATTGTCCTGGCCGCGCAGACGCCGGCTGCCCGCATTGCAAGCGAAGTGAACGTCTCGCAGATGTCTCTGCTGAAGGGTTCGCAGCACCCACTGGCCCAGGCCCAATACGATGCCGGACGTATGCCGGCCGATACCCAGCTGAAGGGAATGAGCATTGTGTTTAATCGCTCGGCCGCTCAGCAAGCGGATCTGGAAGCGCTGATTGCCGCGCAGCAGAATCCCGCCTCCCCGCTGTATCACCAATGGCTGACGCCGGACCAGTTTGCGGCGCGCTTCGGCATGGCCCAGTCGGACATCGACAAGGTGCAGACGTGGCTGCAACAGCAGGGATTCTCAGTGGACTCTGTGGCGCGCAGCCGGAACCTGATCCGCTTCTCGGGCAATGCAGGGCAGGTGGAGCAGGCATTCCAGACGCAGATGCACTACTACAACGTGCGCGGCGAAAAGCATTTTGCTCCCGCTACGGCGCTTTCATTGCCGTCGGCGGTGTTATCGAGTGTCGCGACGGTCGGGAACCTGGATGACTTCAGACCACGCCCCATGCACATCCGCAGCGATGCTGTTCAGCCACGGGCTAATTTCACTTCGGGAGTTTCGGGCAGCGTGTATCTCGCGCCCGGCGATGTCAAGATGATCTACGATCTGAATCCTCTGTTGAGTGCTTCGATCAACGGCACGGGACAGTCGATTGCCATTCTCGGCCAGTCAAGCGTGGTGACTAGCGATCTGGAGAGTTTTCAGAACGCCGCCAAGCTCACGGTGAAGGATCCGACCATGGTGATCGTGCCGGGATCAGGCGGCTCGCAGTTGTTTTCGGGCGATGAGAGCGAATCGGATCTCGATCTGGAGTGGTCGGACGCGATTGCTCCTGGAGCCGATGTTTTCTTTGTCTATACGGGAGGCAACAGCAATTTTGGCGTATTTGATTCGCTTCAATACGCGGTGGACGAGAAGATCGCAAACATTATCAGCATTAGCTATGGCGCATGCGAACCGAACATCTCGGCTGCGAACATAACCACGCTGGATGCGATTCTGGCCCAGGGCGTAGCGCAAGGTCAGACGATTGTGGCTGCCTCGGGCGATGCGGGTTCAACCGCCTGCTATCAGAGCCCAACGACGACCAATCCGCCGCTGACTACGCAGGAGGCAATTGCGGTGAGCTACCCGGCAAGCAGCCAGTATGTTACTGGCGTCGGGGGCACCGAGATTTCTCAGGCTAATACTGCGTATTACACGCAAGGGCAGGGTTACTGGACAGCGGAAACCAGCGGCACGGATATTTTGACGTCGGCGTTGCAGTACATTCCTGAGGTTGTCTGGAACGATGATGCGCTGGCGGTTAATGGCGGCAATACCAGTCTGAGCGCTGGCGGCGGCGGTGTAAGCACGATCTACAAGACGAAGCCGAGCTGGCAAACGGGCGTCCCGGGCATTCCCAGCGACAACGCGCGCGATGTGCCGGATATCTCGCTATTGTCCTCTCCGGCGTATGTTCCATACATCTACTGCAGCAGCGATTCTTCGGCATGGTCGACAGGGCAAACGGCAAGCTGCAGTAACAACACATTTCGCGATTCTGCGACCCAGGATCTGACACTGGCGGGAGGCACGAGTTTCGCCACCCCAATCTTCGCAGGAATGGTAGCGATCCTGAACCAGCAGAAGGGCTACAACACTGGCCAGGGTCTTTTGAATACCGAACTGTATAAGCTGGCGGCGAACAGCGCCACCTACGCAGGGGTCTTCCACGACATCACCAGCGGTAACAATGCGTGCCCTTCAAGTCTGGGAACGAGTTACTGCACCGGCAGCGCAACTACGGATTATTCGGCAACGACGGGCTATGACCTCGCAACCGGGTTGGGGTCTTTCGACCTGGACAAGCTGACGGTAGCGTGGCCGCTAAATACTGGAACTGCGTTGATCGCAACAACGACAACGGTTTCGGCTGCAAGCGCGACCCTCAACCCGAGCACGAATGACGTCGTGACCATTACGGTGGCGCGGGCAACCGGTAGCGGTACGCCAACGGGAACCGTGAATCTTTCGATTGATGGAAGCGGCTCGGCGTACGGCGCCACGGGGAGTACGACAACGCCGGTGACTCTGTCGGGCGGTACGGCCACGTATACGGCAAACTTTTCGACGTGCGGCGTCCATACAATTGTGGCGCAATACGCGGGCGATGCGACTGATGCGCCTTCAACGGGCAGCGTGACGTTGACGGTAGGCGGAAGTTCTTGCGGATTCGCGCTGGCGCTTACTCCTGCCACTCTGACGGTAAAGCAAGGATCGCAGGGGAGTGAAACGGTGACGGTGACGCCGTCGAGCGGATACACGGGCACCGTGAATCTTTCTTATGTCACCTCGAATGACACGGCGCTGGCTAACCTGTGCGTATTTGCGGGCACGGGACTTAGCACCTCAGGGGCGATTACGGTAGGGAGCACGGCGGCTTCCGGAGCAATTACATTCGACACCAATGCAGCCGATTGTGCGAGCACGACTGGAGCGGTGAAGGCAAAGGGCCTGCGCGTTATTCCGCACGGAACAGGATCAGTCAAGCCCAGCAAGAGCACTCCGCAAAAGAGCAGCAAACTTCCTATTGGAATGGCGTTCGGAGGGTTGTTGCTGGCAGGGTTCCTGGGTCGTTCATCGCGGAAACTGCGGCAAGTGGCCTGCGTGATTGCACTGGCATCGCTGGGACTGGTGGTGTCAGCGTGCGGAGGCACAACAAGTAATACGGGCGGTACGACGATTACCGATCCAGCCAAGGGGACGTATACCATCACCTTCACTGGAACGGATTCGGTCACTTCCACGGTCACGGCGCAGTCGTCATTCTCGCTGGTGATCAACTAA
- a CDS encoding tetratricopeptide repeat protein — translation MNSFSRQDVLRILQISSRQLLGWEKAGLISQREIYTFQDLGQLRTLRSLREDDVSSASIRHSVAAMQAVAGMSNPLQEASLVRTGTRLAFRCDGAMVDPIRRQLLFDFERVERQTATSEVRALRRASDGIKGIQELFVAAVQAEETGEKHRAISLYEEMLRVDPDYAPGYINLGTIHFHLRQFVRAEELYRQATEKDPGYVLAFFDLGNVLDELERPDESIAAYQRAVELAPRYADAHYNLALAYERKGERRAALRHWQAYAKLDKSGPWSEHARTQIRKLLDGEKLSISWRAASYIAPVKGMADLQVLQRLN, via the coding sequence GTGAACAGCTTTAGCCGCCAGGATGTGTTGAGGATTCTGCAGATCAGTTCCCGCCAGTTGCTGGGGTGGGAAAAGGCCGGGTTGATCTCCCAGCGCGAGATTTACACCTTTCAGGATCTTGGTCAACTGAGGACGCTGCGTTCGCTGCGTGAGGATGACGTATCTTCGGCGTCGATCCGGCATTCTGTTGCGGCCATGCAGGCGGTGGCGGGAATGTCGAATCCGTTGCAGGAGGCCTCGCTGGTACGGACGGGAACGCGGTTGGCATTTCGCTGCGACGGCGCCATGGTTGACCCGATACGGCGTCAGCTGCTTTTTGATTTTGAACGGGTAGAGCGGCAGACGGCGACATCGGAAGTGCGAGCGCTGCGGCGGGCATCGGACGGGATCAAGGGAATCCAGGAACTGTTTGTGGCGGCGGTTCAAGCCGAAGAGACCGGCGAGAAGCATCGGGCGATTTCGCTCTATGAGGAGATGCTGCGGGTCGATCCGGATTACGCGCCGGGCTACATCAACCTCGGCACTATCCACTTTCATCTGCGGCAATTCGTGCGTGCGGAAGAGTTGTACCGGCAGGCGACAGAGAAAGACCCCGGCTACGTGCTGGCTTTCTTCGATCTGGGCAACGTACTGGATGAGTTGGAACGGCCTGACGAATCGATAGCAGCCTACCAGCGTGCGGTCGAACTGGCGCCGCGGTATGCCGATGCACACTACAACCTTGCCCTGGCATACGAGCGCAAGGGCGAACGGCGGGCAGCCCTGCGGCACTGGCAAGCTTATGCCAAGCTGGACAAGTCCGGCCCGTGGAGCGAACACGCACGAACCCAGATTCGGAAGCTGCTGGACGGGGAAAAGCTATCAATCTCGTGGCGCGCCGCCAGCTATATTGCTCCTGTCAAAGGGATGGCTGACCTGCAGGTATTGCAGCGGCTAAACTGA